One genomic window of Trichlorobacter lovleyi includes the following:
- the groES gene encoding co-chaperone GroES codes for MKLRPLHDRIIVKRLEGEEKTAGGLFIPDTAKEKPQKGEVVAVGNGKKNDEGKCAPLDVKVGDSILFGKYAGTEVKVDGDEFLMMREDDVLAVIEK; via the coding sequence ATGAAACTGAGACCACTGCATGACCGTATCATCGTCAAGCGCCTTGAGGGCGAAGAGAAGACCGCCGGCGGCCTGTTTATCCCTGACACCGCCAAGGAAAAACCTCAAAAAGGCGAAGTCGTTGCTGTTGGCAACGGCAAGAAAAACGATGAAGGCAAGTGTGCTCCCCTGGATGTCAAGGTCGGTGATTCCATCCTGTTCGGCAAGTATGCCGGCACTGAAGTAAAGGTTGATGGCGATGAGTTCCTGATGATGCGCGAGGACGATGTCCTGGCCGTTATCGAGAAGTAG